The Pseudomonadota bacterium genomic interval GATGGTCCCGCCGCCACGACGACCGCGGTCTGCGAGCGGTAGCGGCCGTAGAGCGCACGCACGTCGCCGTCGCGTGCGATGAGCGGGCGGTTGCGCTGCATTTGCCGAGCCAGCTGCGCCTCGAGCTCCGCAAAGTGCGCCGTTCGGAAGGGCTGCTGCAGGTCCAGATACAGTGCGTCCCGCAGGCGGGCGCTTCGAGCGCCGGCCAGGCTCAGGCACGCCGGAGCCACGGCGTAGGGCCGCCGTAGCTCGCTGCGCGCGTTCGCCAAGAGAAGCTCGACACGGGGATCGCCCAGCCAGTCGCTGTGATCGCAAAGGCGCAGGCTCTCGCGAGCAACCGAGCGACTCATGATGCTCACCCAAAGTCGTTCGAGCTGGGCACGCTCGAGCAGCACGCGAGGCAGGTCGCCCAATGCGATGCCGTAGACGTGGGCCTCCCGGCTGTTCTCCGGCACGAGCTCGGCCTGCAGGCGAGCCTCGGAGGGCCGGTTGTAGGCGCTCGTAAGCTGGATCCCGTCGATGCGCAGCGTCCACTCCGGCGTGTGGCTCAGCTCCCTGACGTCGCGCGGCGTGGGCGCGTTGCGTAGCTGCTCCCACAGCTCGGGCCAGCGGCGCCCCACGATGTGCTGATTCGGGAGCGCCAGGTCGCTGCCACGCTGTTGCGTGCAAGCCACCCGGATGCTGTCTGCCTTGGGCTGCATCTGCCCGTGCGGTTGCAACGCACGTACCAGCGGCAGGCCGGGGGTGGCCGTGGGGCGCTGGTTGCCGCCGCTTCGAACGCGGATCGGCCGCCATCGCGTGCACGTCGACCCCGTTGGGCTCGCAGCTGGCCGAAGCGGTTGGCCAGCGCGGGCCAGCGGCCGGACACTCGGCCGGACACGGAACGGCAACCCGCTGCTGCGCACGAAGCCGCGAGGGCGCGGTCAAGCGATTGACGCGCGGTGAGGGAGCGCTGACGCCAAACTGCCGGCGCGATCCGCTCCGCACGTGCCCATTCGGGGCCTGCCTCGATCAACCATGGCCCGTGGACCGGCGGCAGCCATCCGGCGGGCGCAGGCCGATTTTCACCGGCATGTTCGTTGCATTCCCAACAGGTAACAGGGTGCGGCGCCCCCGTCCAAAGCGAGCCAGCAGCCTTGTGAAGTCAGCCGTTGTCCGATGAGCACGACCCCTTCCACTCATCCGTCCCGAGAGCTCCCCGTGGCGATCATTCCCGCCCGCGGCGGCTCGCGTGCCATCCTGCACAAGAACCTGCGCCTCGTCGCGGGAAAGCCTCTGCTTGCGCACAGCATCGAGCACGCGCTGGCGACACCCGCAATCGAGCACGTGTTCGTCTCCACGGACGATCCCGCCATTGCGGACACAGCCCGCAGCTGCGGGGCACGGATCATCGATCGGCCCGCCACGCTCGCCACCGACCGCTGCAGCTCGGAAAGCGCGCTGCTGCACGCCCTGGGACGGATTCAGGCCGACTACGATTTCGACCCTACGTTGATCGTGTTCTTGCAGGCCACCTCGCCTCTCAGGCCGCCTCACGCGATCGCAAACGCGATCGCGGAGCTACAGAGCCAGCAAGCGGACTCCCTGTTCTCCGCGACCAGCGCCAGCGGCTTCATGTGGCGGCTCGAGGCCGGCGGCCCCCGGGCGCTCAACTACCATCCGATGCGGCGCCTGCGCCGTCAGGACGCACCGCAGGACCTGATCGAGAACGGCTCCATCTACCTGTTCCGCCCCTGGGTGCTGCGTACCCTCGGCAGCCGCCTCGGCGGCAAGATCGCTGTCTATCGTATGAGCGTGCTCGATTCGTTTCAGGTCGATGAGCCCGAAGACCTGGAGCTGATCGGCTTGATTGCCCAGCAGCGCCGCCGCCGGACGCCCGCCTGTGACCTGGCACGAATCCGGCTCCTGGTGCTCGACTTCGACGGCGTGATGACCGACAACCGAGTTATCGTCGACGAGACGGGCGTGGAAGCCGTATGCTGTCATCGTGGTGACAGCCTGGGCATCTCGCGCGTGAAGAACGCCGGCGTCGAGGTGATCGTGCTGTCCACCGAATCGAGCTCCGTGGTAGCGGCGCGTTGCGACAAGCTGCGGGTGCAGTGCGTGCAAGGCCAGAACGACAAGCTCTCCGCGCTGCAACGACTCGTAAGCGCACGTGGCCTCGAACCGGACGCGGTGGCCTACCTTGGCAACGACATCAACGATCTGGCCTGCATGCAGTGGGTTGGAACGCCGATTGCGGTCCCCGGCTCGGTACCCGAGGTGATCTCGGTCGCCAAGCTCGTGACCTTGTCCCAAGGAGGCCAGGGTGCGGTTCGCGAGGTTAGCGATTGGATCGTTGCAGCCCAGGAGACGGCAAGGCGAGCAGCATGAGGCATCAGGTCAACGCAAGCGTTCAGGCCCCAGCAAGCCGTCGCGGAAGCGAAGACCTCGGTGAACGGCTACGCGTCAACACAACGCTGGCGGATTGCCTGAACGGTTACCAAGAGAGGATCGCATGACAACAACGGTCAGCATCGGCGATCGCCGGGTTGGCGACGGTGAACCGTGTTTCATCGTCGCAGAAATCGGGATTAACCATAACGGTAGCCTCGATCTCGCGCGCAAGCTCATTTCGGTCGCTGCTGTGGCCGGATGCGACGCAGTCAAGTTTCAGAAGCGGACCGTGGACGTGGTCTACGGTGCCGAGGAATTGGCGAGGCCGCGCAGCAGCGCTTTCGGCTGTACGAACGGCGATCTCAAGCGAGGACTCGAGTTTGGACGGACCGAGTACGAGGCCATCGATGAGTACTGCCGGCTGCACAACATCATGTGGACCGCGTCCTGCTGGGATGAGGCATCGATCGATTTCGTTGCTCATTTCGTGCCGCCGTTTTTCAAGGTAGCTTCCGCGTCGCTGACCGACGATGATCTCTTGCGCTGCTACCGTAGCTACGGGCGACCCATCGTGCTGTCCACCGGCATGAGCACCATGGACGAGATAGATCACGCGGTGGACGTGCTGGGAACCGACGACCTGATCATCCTGCACTGCACGAGCGCCTACCCCGCCAAGCCCGAGGAGCTCAATCTGCGCTGCATCGGCGAGCTACGCGCGCGCTTCGGTGTCCCGATAGGCTACTCGGGTCATGAAGTGGGGCTCGCAACCAGCTTGGCCGCCGTGGCGCTCGGGGCGTGCGTCATCGAACGTCACATCACGCTCGACCGGGCCATGTGGGGCAGCGAT includes:
- a CDS encoding N-acetylneuraminate synthase family protein; its protein translation is MTTTVSIGDRRVGDGEPCFIVAEIGINHNGSLDLARKLISVAAVAGCDAVKFQKRTVDVVYGAEELARPRSSAFGCTNGDLKRGLEFGRTEYEAIDEYCRLHNIMWTASCWDEASIDFVAHFVPPFFKVASASLTDDDLLRCYRSYGRPIVLSTGMSTMDEIDHAVDVLGTDDLIILHCTSAYPAKPEELNLRCIGELRARFGVPIGYSGHEVGLATSLAAVALGACVIERHITLDRAMWGSDQAASVEPPGLNRLVRDTRTIECALGDGVKQLYESELPIMKKLRRVGMRKVA
- a CDS encoding DUF115 domain-containing protein, which translates into the protein MQPKADSIRVACTQQRGSDLALPNQHIVGRRWPELWEQLRNAPTPRDVRELSHTPEWTLRIDGIQLTSAYNRPSEARLQAELVPENSREAHVYGIALGDLPRVLLERAQLERLWVSIMSRSVARESLRLCDHSDWLGDPRVELLLANARSELRRPYAVAPACLSLAGARSARLRDALYLDLQQPFRTAHFAELEAQLARQMQRNRPLIARDGDVRALYGRYRSQTAVVVAAGPSLDVQLDWLRAHRNRVRVIACTTALRSLCRAMVTPDVVAVVDHDPAMRRHLLNVDLESLRGVPLVYVPSVDRGLLEAWRGPRLAAYLHRPRFAQLLREQPRGRLFCAGTVAHACVDLAVKSGAREVVLLGFDFAFPAGRSHAQHAGSLHDLGRGAAPMHLRNRHGHEVPTNSSFLGYLRDLEAYIRRSAGVTFYQGRGEGALIAGTRALEQLECGEAAPAAETGRLEELEHA
- a CDS encoding acylneuraminate cytidylyltransferase; protein product: MAIIPARGGSRAILHKNLRLVAGKPLLAHSIEHALATPAIEHVFVSTDDPAIADTARSCGARIIDRPATLATDRCSSESALLHALGRIQADYDFDPTLIVFLQATSPLRPPHAIANAIAELQSQQADSLFSATSASGFMWRLEAGGPRALNYHPMRRLRRQDAPQDLIENGSIYLFRPWVLRTLGSRLGGKIAVYRMSVLDSFQVDEPEDLELIGLIAQQRRRRTPACDLARIRLLVLDFDGVMTDNRVIVDETGVEAVCCHRGDSLGISRVKNAGVEVIVLSTESSSVVAARCDKLRVQCVQGQNDKLSALQRLVSARGLEPDAVAYLGNDINDLACMQWVGTPIAVPGSVPEVISVAKLVTLSQGGQGAVREVSDWIVAAQETARRAA